A window from Streptomyces sp. NBC_00299 encodes these proteins:
- a CDS encoding inorganic phosphate transporter, producing MDHITFLVAVVIVTALAFDFTNGFHDTANAMATSIATGALKPRTAVLISGVLNVVGAFLSTEVAKTISGGIVDDSLVSPGMIFAGLVGAILWNLLTWLVGLPSSSSHALFGGLIGAVWVGAGSHGVHFDKVVEKVLIPAVASPLVAGIAALLATYLAYKLTARARKDSVTKGFRVGQIASASLVSLAHGTNDAQKTMGVITLTLISAGALGHDAGPPVWVIASAGLAIGLGTYLGGWRIIRTMGKGLTEIQSPQGFAAETASTTVILTSAHLGFALSTTQVASGSILGAGLGRRLAEVRWGVAGRMVVAWLVTLPAAALVGGVSAGVVKHGGNLGTAVVALVGAAVSAGIVFISRRNPVSAHNVNDTHEVTVRSTEAPKVGAAA from the coding sequence ATGGACCACATCACGTTCCTGGTGGCGGTCGTCATCGTGACGGCCCTCGCATTCGACTTCACCAACGGATTCCACGACACGGCGAACGCGATGGCCACGTCCATCGCCACGGGGGCGCTCAAACCCAGGACGGCCGTGCTCATCAGCGGCGTCCTGAACGTCGTCGGTGCCTTCCTGTCCACCGAGGTCGCCAAGACGATCTCCGGCGGCATCGTGGACGACTCACTCGTCAGCCCGGGCATGATCTTCGCGGGTCTGGTCGGGGCGATCCTGTGGAATCTCCTCACCTGGCTGGTCGGGCTGCCGTCCAGTTCGTCGCATGCGCTGTTCGGCGGACTGATCGGGGCCGTCTGGGTGGGTGCGGGGTCGCACGGCGTGCACTTCGACAAGGTTGTCGAGAAGGTACTGATCCCCGCCGTCGCCTCGCCGCTCGTGGCGGGGATCGCGGCGCTGCTGGCCACGTACCTGGCGTACAAGCTCACTGCTCGCGCCCGCAAGGACTCCGTCACCAAGGGCTTCCGGGTCGGCCAGATCGCCTCGGCCTCGCTCGTCTCCCTCGCCCACGGCACCAACGACGCGCAGAAGACGATGGGCGTCATCACACTGACCCTGATCTCGGCGGGCGCCCTGGGTCATGACGCGGGCCCGCCGGTGTGGGTGATCGCCTCGGCCGGACTGGCGATCGGCCTCGGCACCTACCTCGGCGGCTGGCGGATCATCCGCACGATGGGCAAGGGCCTGACCGAGATCCAGTCCCCGCAGGGCTTCGCCGCCGAGACGGCCTCAACGACGGTGATCCTCACCTCGGCCCACCTGGGCTTCGCCCTGTCCACCACGCAGGTCGCCTCGGGCAGCATCCTCGGCGCGGGCCTGGGCCGCCGGCTGGCGGAGGTCCGCTGGGGCGTGGCCGGGCGCATGGTCGTGGCCTGGCTGGTCACCCTGCCCGCCGCCGCGCTGGTCGGCGGCGTCTCGGCGGGCGTGGTCAAGCACGGCGGCAACCTCGGTACGGCCGTGGTCGCGCTGGTGGGTGCGGCCGTCTCCGCCGGGATCGTGTTCATCTCCCGCCGCAACCCGGTGTCCGCGCACAACGTCAACGACACCCACGAGGTCACGGTGCGCAGCACGGAGGCGCCCAAGGTCGGCGCGGCCGCCTGA
- a CDS encoding VOC family protein, whose product MSIRWTYAFIDRPVASFTRAHTFWTAVTDTRLSEFRGEQGEFVTLLPDGGADPCVKVQGVDSGPGGAHLDFAVDDVPGFVASALAVGAGVAAEHDGWAVLRSPAGQLFCAVPWHGESVRPRVVHGSRLDQVCVDVPPSRYSSEVAFWSALLDGWESVPGSRPEFHVLKPPSGLPVRILLQRLGEERRDAERPGAEPRASAHLDLACADIAAVRARHEELGAGFVAEGAHWTVMRDPAGGTYCLTGRDPETGKLAG is encoded by the coding sequence ATGAGCATCCGCTGGACCTACGCCTTCATCGACCGCCCCGTCGCGTCCTTCACCCGGGCGCACACCTTCTGGACTGCGGTGACGGACACCCGGCTGTCCGAATTCCGGGGCGAGCAGGGGGAGTTCGTGACCTTGCTGCCGGATGGCGGGGCCGACCCCTGCGTGAAGGTCCAGGGGGTCGACTCGGGCCCCGGTGGCGCCCATCTCGACTTTGCCGTGGACGACGTACCGGGATTCGTGGCCTCGGCGCTCGCGGTGGGGGCGGGTGTCGCCGCCGAGCACGACGGGTGGGCCGTACTGCGGTCGCCCGCCGGGCAGTTGTTCTGTGCCGTGCCCTGGCACGGGGAGTCGGTGCGGCCGCGCGTGGTGCACGGCAGCCGGCTCGACCAGGTCTGCGTTGACGTACCGCCGTCGCGGTACTCATCCGAAGTCGCCTTCTGGAGCGCCCTGTTGGACGGCTGGGAGTCGGTGCCCGGCTCCCGCCCCGAGTTCCATGTGCTCAAGCCACCGTCCGGGCTTCCCGTCCGTATCCTGCTCCAGCGTCTCGGCGAGGAGCGGCGCGACGCAGAGCGGCCCGGTGCGGAACCCCGGGCCTCCGCCCACCTGGACCTCGCCTGCGCGGACATCGCGGCGGTCCGCGCCCGGCACGAGGAACTGGGCGCGGGCTTCGTCGCCGAGGGCGCCCACTGGACGGTGATGCGCGATCCGGCGGGCGGCACGTACTGCCTGACGGGGCGCGATCCGGAGACCGGCAAACTGGCCGGCTAA